The following proteins are co-located in the Enoplosus armatus isolate fEnoArm2 chromosome 10, fEnoArm2.hap1, whole genome shotgun sequence genome:
- the ube2a gene encoding ubiquitin-conjugating enzyme E2 A isoform X2, translated as MSTPARRRLMRDFKRLQEDPPAGVSGAPSENNIMVWNAVIFGPEGTPFEDVYADGSICLDILQNRWSPTYDVSSILTSIQSLLDEPNPNSPANSQAAQLYQENKREYEKRVSAIVEQSWRDC; from the exons ATGTCAACTCCAGCAAGACGACGTTTAATGAGAGATTTTAAACG GCTGCAAGAGGATCCTCCAGCTGGAGTTAGTGGGGCCCCATCAGAAAACAATATCATGGTATGGAACGCTGTCATTTTTGG ACCGGAGGGAACACCTTTTGAAGATG TGTATGCAGATGGCAGCATATGCTTAGATATACTTCAGAATCGTTGGAGTCCAACCTATGATGTCTCTTCAATCTTAACTTCAATACAG tcTTTACTGGATGAGCCAAACCCAAACAGTCCAGCCAACAGCCAAGCAGCCCAGCTGTACCAGGAAAACAAGCGGGAGTACGAGAAGAGGGTTTCTGCTATTGTTGAACAGAGTTGGCGTGACTGTTGA
- the ube2a gene encoding ubiquitin-conjugating enzyme E2 A isoform X1 has product MSTPARRRLMRDFKRLQEDPPAGVSGAPSENNIMVWNAVIFGPEGTPFEDGTFKLTIEFTEEYPNKPPTVRFVSKMFHPNVYADGSICLDILQNRWSPTYDVSSILTSIQSLLDEPNPNSPANSQAAQLYQENKREYEKRVSAIVEQSWRDC; this is encoded by the exons ATGTCAACTCCAGCAAGACGACGTTTAATGAGAGATTTTAAACG GCTGCAAGAGGATCCTCCAGCTGGAGTTAGTGGGGCCCCATCAGAAAACAATATCATGGTATGGAACGCTGTCATTTTTGG ACCGGAGGGAACACCTTTTGAAGATG GAACCTTCAAACTTACCATTGAATTCACAGAGGAATATCCAAATAAACCTCCAACAGTGCGATTTGTCTCCAAAATGTTTCATCCAAATG TGTATGCAGATGGCAGCATATGCTTAGATATACTTCAGAATCGTTGGAGTCCAACCTATGATGTCTCTTCAATCTTAACTTCAATACAG tcTTTACTGGATGAGCCAAACCCAAACAGTCCAGCCAACAGCCAAGCAGCCCAGCTGTACCAGGAAAACAAGCGGGAGTACGAGAAGAGGGTTTCTGCTATTGTTGAACAGAGTTGGCGTGACTGTTGA